From the genome of Apodemus sylvaticus chromosome 3, mApoSyl1.1, whole genome shotgun sequence, one region includes:
- the Tmem8b gene encoding transmembrane protein 8B isoform X2: MYLIQPLKGAKDPQWKGLQDECQYLLQPQLIVRRLLAVAVLVPGRPSEQTLSSHNRSALYKVFVPSFTYRVSAQLVCVGGRGASVCPLTLRLRPKAPPLHNSSSVACGGASVCQLELALPPWGHWVYVRVETPSRGSGRAIRFQLCVRLQECPQPSLSRALVPGAAMNMPQSLGTQPLSPEPPSLGAPVEGSGAVAPAEHCWPVRPTLRNELDTFSVHFYIFFGPSVALPPERPAVFALRLLPVLDSGGVLSLELQLNVTSLRQENVTVFGCLTHEVPLSLGDAAVTCSKESLAGFLLSVSVTSRVARLRIPFPQTGTWFLTLRSLCGVGPRFVRCRNATAEVRLRTFLSPCVDDCGPYGQCKLLRTHNYLYAACECKAGWRGWGCTDSADALTYGFQLVSTLLLCLSNLMFLPPVVLAIRSRYVLEAAVYTFTMFFSTFYHACDQPGIVVFCIMDYDVLQFCDFLGSLMSVWVTVIAMARLQPVVKQVLYLLGAMLLSMALQLDRHGLWNLLGPSLFALGILATAWTVRSVRRRHCYPPTWRRWLFYLCPGSLIAGSAVLLYAFVETRDNYFYIHSIWHMLIAGSVGFLLPPRAKTDRRVPSGARARGCGYQLCINEQEELGLVGPGGTTVSSICAS, encoded by the exons GGTCTCCAGGATGAATGTCAGTACCTCCTTCAGCCGCAGCTGATTGTCCGACGACTGCTGGCCGTGGCTGTACTTGTTCCTGGTCGACCCTCAGAGCAAACCCTCTCCTCCCATAATCGTTCAGCCTTGTACAA GGTCTTTGTACCAAGTTTCACTTACAGGGTTTCAGCCCAGCTGGTGTGTGTAGGGGGTCGAGGGGCATCTGTCTGTCCCCTGACACTGCGCCTACGTCCCAAGGCTCCACCCCTACACAACTCAAGCTCCGTGGCCTGTGGAGGTGCCTCAGTATGCCAGCTGGAGCTGGCCTTGCCCCCCTGGGGCCACTGGGTCTATGTGCGTGTGGAGACACCATCCCGCGGTTCTGGCAGGGCCATCCGTTTCCAGTTGTGTGTGCGGTTACAAG AGTGTCCACAACCCAGCCTGTCTCGTGCCTTGGTCCCTGGGGCTGCCATGAACATGCCCCAGTCACTGGGCACCCAGCCACTGTCCCCGGAGCCACCATCCCTGGGGGCTCCTGTAGAAGGGTCTGGAGCAGTAGCACCGGCCGAGCACTGCTGGCCAGTGCGTCCAACTTTGCGCAATGAGCTGGATACCTTCTCTGTCCACTTCTACATCTTTTTTGGTCCCAGCGTGGCCCTTCCACCTGAGCGCCCAGCTGTGTTTGCCCTGAGGCTGTTGCCAGTGCTGGACAGTGGGGGCGTCCTCAGCCTGGAGCTCCAGCTCAATGTG ACCTCTCTGCGCCAGGAGAATGTAACAGTGTTCGGATGCCTGACTCATGAGGTGCCCTTGAGCCTGGGGGATGCTGCTGTGACCTGTTCCAAAG AGTCCCTGGCAGGTTTCCTTCTCTCGGTCAGTGTCACCTCCAGAGTGGCCAGGCTGCGAATCCCATTCCCACAGACGGGGACCTGGTTCCTCACCCTCCGTTCTCTGTGCGGGGTGGGACCTCG GTTCGTGCGGTGCCGCAATGCCACGGCGGAAGTGCGGCTGCGCACCTTCTTGTCGCCATGTGTGGATGACTGTGGGCCCTATGGCCAGTGCAAGCTGCTGCGTACCCACAACTACCTGTACGCGGCCTGCGAGTGCAAGGCTG GGTGGCGGGGCTGGGGCTGCACAGACAGTGCGGATGCGCTCACCTATGGATTCCAGCTGGTGTCCACACTCCTCCTCTGCCTGAGCAACCTCATGTTTCTGCCGCCCGTGGTCCTGGCCATTCGGAGCCGATACGTGCTGGAAGCTGCAGTCTACACCTTCACCATGTTCTTCTCCACG TTCTACCATGCCTGTGACCAGCCAGgcattgtggttttctgtatCATGGACTACGATGTACTTCAGTTCTGTGACTTCCTGGGCTCCTTAATGTCTGTGTGGGTCACCGTCATTGCCATGGCTCGTCTGCAGCCTGTGGTCAAGCAG GTGCTCTATCTGCTGGGCGCTATGCTGCTGTCCATGGCTCTGCAGCTGGACCGCCACGGCCTTTGGAACCTGCTTGGACCCAGTCTCTTTGCCCTCGGGATCTTGGCCACAGCTTGG ACAGTTCGCAGCGTCCGGCGCCGGCACTGTTACCCGCCGACATGGCGCCGCTGGCTCTTCTACCTGTGCCCGGGCAGCCTGATTGCTGGCAGTGCCGTCTTATTGTATGCCTTCGTGGAGACCCGGGACAACTACTTCTACATTCATAGCATTTGGCATATGCTCATTGCTGGCAGTGTGGGCTTCCTGCTGCCTCCCCGTGCCAAGACTGACCGCCGGGTCCCTTCTGGAGCCCGGGCCCGGGGCTGCGGTTACCAGCTGTGCATCAATGAACAGGAGGAGCTGGGCCTTGTGGGCCCAGGAGGGACCACTGTCAGCAGCATCTGTGCCAGCTGA
- the Tmem8b gene encoding transmembrane protein 8B isoform X3 — translation MNMPQSLGTQPLSPEPPSLGAPVEGSGAVAPAEHCWPVRPTLRNELDTFSVHFYIFFGPSVALPPERPAVFALRLLPVLDSGGVLSLELQLNVTSLRQENVTVFGCLTHEVPLSLGDAAVTCSKESLAGFLLSVSVTSRVARLRIPFPQTGTWFLTLRSLCGVGPRFVRCRNATAEVRLRTFLSPCVDDCGPYGQCKLLRTHNYLYAACECKAGWRGWGCTDSADALTYGFQLVSTLLLCLSNLMFLPPVVLAIRSRYVLEAAVYTFTMFFSTFYHACDQPGIVVFCIMDYDVLQFCDFLGSLMSVWVTVIAMARLQPVVKQVLYLLGAMLLSMALQLDRHGLWNLLGPSLFALGILATAWTVRSVRRRHCYPPTWRRWLFYLCPGSLIAGSAVLLYAFVETRDNYFYIHSIWHMLIAGSVGFLLPPRAKTDRRVPSGARARGCGYQLCINEQEELGLVGPGGTTVSSICAS, via the exons ATGAACATGCCCCAGTCACTGGGCACCCAGCCACTGTCCCCGGAGCCACCATCCCTGGGGGCTCCTGTAGAAGGGTCTGGAGCAGTAGCACCGGCCGAGCACTGCTGGCCAGTGCGTCCAACTTTGCGCAATGAGCTGGATACCTTCTCTGTCCACTTCTACATCTTTTTTGGTCCCAGCGTGGCCCTTCCACCTGAGCGCCCAGCTGTGTTTGCCCTGAGGCTGTTGCCAGTGCTGGACAGTGGGGGCGTCCTCAGCCTGGAGCTCCAGCTCAATGTG ACCTCTCTGCGCCAGGAGAATGTAACAGTGTTCGGATGCCTGACTCATGAGGTGCCCTTGAGCCTGGGGGATGCTGCTGTGACCTGTTCCAAAG AGTCCCTGGCAGGTTTCCTTCTCTCGGTCAGTGTCACCTCCAGAGTGGCCAGGCTGCGAATCCCATTCCCACAGACGGGGACCTGGTTCCTCACCCTCCGTTCTCTGTGCGGGGTGGGACCTCG GTTCGTGCGGTGCCGCAATGCCACGGCGGAAGTGCGGCTGCGCACCTTCTTGTCGCCATGTGTGGATGACTGTGGGCCCTATGGCCAGTGCAAGCTGCTGCGTACCCACAACTACCTGTACGCGGCCTGCGAGTGCAAGGCTG GGTGGCGGGGCTGGGGCTGCACAGACAGTGCGGATGCGCTCACCTATGGATTCCAGCTGGTGTCCACACTCCTCCTCTGCCTGAGCAACCTCATGTTTCTGCCGCCCGTGGTCCTGGCCATTCGGAGCCGATACGTGCTGGAAGCTGCAGTCTACACCTTCACCATGTTCTTCTCCACG TTCTACCATGCCTGTGACCAGCCAGgcattgtggttttctgtatCATGGACTACGATGTACTTCAGTTCTGTGACTTCCTGGGCTCCTTAATGTCTGTGTGGGTCACCGTCATTGCCATGGCTCGTCTGCAGCCTGTGGTCAAGCAG GTGCTCTATCTGCTGGGCGCTATGCTGCTGTCCATGGCTCTGCAGCTGGACCGCCACGGCCTTTGGAACCTGCTTGGACCCAGTCTCTTTGCCCTCGGGATCTTGGCCACAGCTTGG ACAGTTCGCAGCGTCCGGCGCCGGCACTGTTACCCGCCGACATGGCGCCGCTGGCTCTTCTACCTGTGCCCGGGCAGCCTGATTGCTGGCAGTGCCGTCTTATTGTATGCCTTCGTGGAGACCCGGGACAACTACTTCTACATTCATAGCATTTGGCATATGCTCATTGCTGGCAGTGTGGGCTTCCTGCTGCCTCCCCGTGCCAAGACTGACCGCCGGGTCCCTTCTGGAGCCCGGGCCCGGGGCTGCGGTTACCAGCTGTGCATCAATGAACAGGAGGAGCTGGGCCTTGTGGGCCCAGGAGGGACCACTGTCAGCAGCATCTGTGCCAGCTGA
- the Tmem8b gene encoding transmembrane protein 8B isoform X4 — translation MNMPQSLGTQPLSPEPPSLGAPVEGSGAVAPAEHCWPVRPTLRNELDTFSVHFYIFFGPSVALPPERPAVFALRLLPVLDSGGVLSLELQLNVTSLRQENVTVFGCLTHEVPLSLGDAAVTCSKESLAGFLLSVSVTSRVARLRIPFPQTGTWFLTLRSLCGVGPRFVRCRNATAEVRLRTFLSPCVDDCGPYGQCKLLRTHNYLYAACECKAGWRGWGCTDSADALTYGFQLVSTLLLCLSNLMFLPPVVLAIRSRYVLEAAVYTFTMFFSTFYHACDQPGIVVFCIMDYDVLQFCDFLGSLMSVWVTVIAMARLQPVVKQVLYLLGAMLLSMALQLDRHGLWNLLGPSLFALGILATAWFAASGAGTVTRRHGAAGSSTCARAA, via the exons ATGAACATGCCCCAGTCACTGGGCACCCAGCCACTGTCCCCGGAGCCACCATCCCTGGGGGCTCCTGTAGAAGGGTCTGGAGCAGTAGCACCGGCCGAGCACTGCTGGCCAGTGCGTCCAACTTTGCGCAATGAGCTGGATACCTTCTCTGTCCACTTCTACATCTTTTTTGGTCCCAGCGTGGCCCTTCCACCTGAGCGCCCAGCTGTGTTTGCCCTGAGGCTGTTGCCAGTGCTGGACAGTGGGGGCGTCCTCAGCCTGGAGCTCCAGCTCAATGTG ACCTCTCTGCGCCAGGAGAATGTAACAGTGTTCGGATGCCTGACTCATGAGGTGCCCTTGAGCCTGGGGGATGCTGCTGTGACCTGTTCCAAAG AGTCCCTGGCAGGTTTCCTTCTCTCGGTCAGTGTCACCTCCAGAGTGGCCAGGCTGCGAATCCCATTCCCACAGACGGGGACCTGGTTCCTCACCCTCCGTTCTCTGTGCGGGGTGGGACCTCG GTTCGTGCGGTGCCGCAATGCCACGGCGGAAGTGCGGCTGCGCACCTTCTTGTCGCCATGTGTGGATGACTGTGGGCCCTATGGCCAGTGCAAGCTGCTGCGTACCCACAACTACCTGTACGCGGCCTGCGAGTGCAAGGCTG GGTGGCGGGGCTGGGGCTGCACAGACAGTGCGGATGCGCTCACCTATGGATTCCAGCTGGTGTCCACACTCCTCCTCTGCCTGAGCAACCTCATGTTTCTGCCGCCCGTGGTCCTGGCCATTCGGAGCCGATACGTGCTGGAAGCTGCAGTCTACACCTTCACCATGTTCTTCTCCACG TTCTACCATGCCTGTGACCAGCCAGgcattgtggttttctgtatCATGGACTACGATGTACTTCAGTTCTGTGACTTCCTGGGCTCCTTAATGTCTGTGTGGGTCACCGTCATTGCCATGGCTCGTCTGCAGCCTGTGGTCAAGCAG GTGCTCTATCTGCTGGGCGCTATGCTGCTGTCCATGGCTCTGCAGCTGGACCGCCACGGCCTTTGGAACCTGCTTGGACCCAGTCTCTTTGCCCTCGGGATCTTGGCCACAGCTTGG TTCGCAGCGTCCGGCGCCGGCACTGTTACCCGCCGACATGGCGCCGCTGGCTCTTCTACCTGTGCCCGGGCAGCCTGA